Proteins encoded within one genomic window of Formosa agariphila KMM 3901:
- a CDS encoding DUF4202 domain-containing protein has product MNTKFEQAIALIDEKNAQDLNREISNGESIPKELLYSQRMTECLLDYMPTASEALQIAARAQHICRWEIPRNDYPMTKAGYMNWRNDLKKLHGTIAGEILESVGYEADFVERVQFLMSKKSFKKDPDSQTLEDVVCLVFLQHYFEAFASKHDDEKLIDIVQKTWNKMSDAAHKKAMTLTYSEDSFKLIEKALS; this is encoded by the coding sequence GTGAATACAAAATTCGAACAGGCTATAGCATTAATTGATGAGAAAAATGCTCAAGATTTAAATCGTGAAATCAGTAATGGCGAATCAATTCCAAAAGAATTGTTGTATTCACAACGCATGACAGAGTGTTTGTTAGATTATATGCCTACAGCTTCCGAGGCTTTACAAATTGCAGCGCGTGCACAGCACATTTGTCGTTGGGAAATTCCAAGAAACGACTATCCAATGACAAAAGCTGGATACATGAACTGGCGTAACGATCTTAAAAAATTACACGGAACTATTGCAGGTGAAATTTTAGAATCTGTAGGTTATGAAGCCGATTTTGTGGAACGTGTTCAGTTTTTAATGAGTAAAAAATCATTTAAAAAAGATCCAGATTCACAAACATTAGAAGATGTTGTGTGCTTGGTGTTTTTACAACATTATTTTGAAGCATTTGCAAGTAAACACGACGACGAAAAACTAATAGACATCGTACAAAAAACATGGAATAAAATGTCTGATGCAGCACATAAGAAAGCAATGACATTAACGTATTCTGAAGATAGCTTTAAACTTATTGAAAAAGCTTTATCATAA
- the nirB gene encoding nitrite reductase large subunit NirB, which yields MKKVIVVGNGMVGYKFCEKFVAKEGSEAFNITVFGEEPRPAYDRVHLSEFFENQDAEALEMAPRSWYEEHNIELVTDVRITDIHRNKKTITCVDDKEYTYDYLVLATGSSAFVPPIKGVEKEGVFVYRTIEDLEGMLAYAAKLKASNPNAKAAVLGGGLLGLEAGKAVMDMGLEPHIVEFAPKLMPRQLDSRSSQVLQLKLESIGLNIHLSKATNQILGDEYITGLEFGEDDKLDVEMLIISAGIRPRDELGKTCDLQMGVRGGIVVNNKMQTSDPDIFAIGEVALYNQMIYGLVAPGYDMAEIAASQIMGNEEALMPAEIDMSTKLKLIGVDVASFGEPFMPASKGHSVIFENKTQHLYKRINVSLDGKSLLGGILVGDASDYNMLHQVFLNGMAIPEDAAQLILPATEGGAFGSALDLPDEAQICSCENVSKGQICGAIKDGSCEDLAGVVLATKASTSCGGCKPMVTDLVNETLKSLGKTVKNVICEHFEYSRQELYGIIKVKKLTSFNEVLDTCGTGHGCETCKPLVSSIFASLYNITPNKEDVTQDTNDKFLANIQRNGTYSVVPRIAGGEITPEGLIVLGQIGSKYNLYTKITGGARIDFFGAQLNDLPAIWKELIDNGFESGHAYGKSLRTVKSCVGSTWCRYGLDESVSFAIALENRYKGLRSPHKIKGGVSGCIRECAEARGKDFGVIAVEGGWNLYVGGNGGATPRHAELLAEKIDNDTVIKYIDRYLMYYIQTAAPLMRTAAWLDKLEGGIEQLKKIVIDDSLNIVDELEKDMQFLVDAYECEWKQAIENEDMKKRFSHFVNSDERDDNLVFVPLRDQKMPKHWEKDTKEVVL from the coding sequence ATGAAAAAAGTAATAGTTGTAGGAAACGGCATGGTAGGATATAAGTTTTGTGAAAAATTTGTAGCCAAAGAAGGAAGTGAAGCATTTAATATAACTGTGTTTGGGGAAGAGCCAAGACCTGCATATGATCGTGTTCATTTAAGTGAGTTTTTCGAAAATCAGGATGCAGAAGCCTTAGAGATGGCTCCAAGATCTTGGTATGAAGAACATAACATAGAGTTAGTTACAGATGTACGTATTACAGATATTCATAGAAATAAGAAAACGATTACATGTGTTGATGATAAAGAGTATACCTACGACTACTTAGTATTGGCAACAGGATCTTCAGCATTTGTACCTCCTATTAAAGGAGTGGAAAAAGAAGGTGTATTTGTATATAGAACCATCGAAGATTTAGAAGGTATGCTGGCCTATGCTGCTAAATTAAAAGCAAGTAATCCAAATGCTAAAGCCGCCGTTTTGGGTGGTGGTTTGTTAGGGTTAGAAGCTGGTAAAGCGGTGATGGATATGGGGTTAGAACCTCATATTGTAGAGTTTGCGCCCAAATTAATGCCAAGACAATTAGATTCTAGAAGTAGCCAAGTGTTGCAGCTAAAGTTAGAGTCTATTGGGTTAAATATTCATTTAAGTAAAGCGACCAATCAGATTTTAGGTGATGAGTATATTACAGGATTGGAGTTTGGAGAAGATGATAAGCTAGATGTAGAAATGTTAATTATTTCTGCTGGAATCCGCCCAAGAGATGAGTTAGGAAAAACCTGTGATTTACAAATGGGAGTTCGTGGCGGAATTGTTGTGAATAACAAAATGCAAACATCTGATCCCGATATTTTTGCTATTGGAGAAGTTGCTTTATACAACCAGATGATATACGGATTAGTGGCTCCTGGCTACGATATGGCAGAAATTGCAGCAAGTCAGATTATGGGTAACGAAGAGGCTTTAATGCCAGCAGAAATCGATATGTCTACCAAGTTAAAGTTAATTGGTGTAGATGTCGCCAGTTTTGGAGAACCGTTTATGCCGGCGTCTAAAGGACATTCAGTGATTTTCGAAAACAAAACGCAACATTTATATAAGCGAATTAATGTGAGTTTAGATGGTAAATCTTTGCTAGGAGGAATCCTTGTAGGAGATGCATCAGATTATAATATGCTACATCAAGTGTTTTTAAATGGAATGGCAATTCCCGAAGATGCTGCACAACTAATTTTGCCAGCCACAGAAGGTGGTGCGTTTGGTAGCGCATTAGACTTGCCAGACGAAGCTCAGATTTGTTCTTGTGAGAATGTAAGTAAGGGCCAGATTTGTGGTGCTATTAAAGATGGTTCTTGCGAAGATTTAGCAGGCGTGGTTTTAGCAACTAAAGCGAGTACAAGCTGTGGTGGTTGTAAACCCATGGTTACAGATTTAGTTAATGAAACGTTGAAGTCGCTTGGTAAGACGGTTAAAAATGTGATTTGCGAACACTTTGAATATAGCAGGCAAGAATTATACGGTATTATAAAAGTGAAAAAACTAACCTCGTTTAACGAGGTGCTAGACACATGTGGTACAGGGCATGGATGCGAAACGTGTAAGCCTTTAGTGTCTTCAATCTTTGCGAGTTTATATAACATAACGCCAAATAAAGAAGATGTTACTCAAGATACAAACGATAAATTTTTAGCAAACATTCAGCGTAACGGAACCTATTCCGTGGTGCCGAGAATTGCAGGAGGTGAAATTACTCCAGAAGGTTTAATTGTTTTAGGTCAAATTGGATCGAAATATAATTTATATACAAAAATTACAGGTGGTGCTCGTATCGATTTCTTTGGTGCGCAGCTAAACGATTTACCTGCAATCTGGAAAGAATTAATAGATAATGGTTTTGAAAGTGGACATGCTTACGGAAAATCGTTACGTACTGTAAAAAGTTGTGTAGGATCTACATGGTGTCGCTACGGATTAGACGAAAGTGTCTCTTTCGCTATCGCTTTAGAAAATAGATATAAAGGATTGCGTTCGCCTCATAAAATAAAAGGTGGTGTTTCTGGCTGTATCAGAGAATGTGCCGAAGCGCGTGGAAAAGATTTCGGAGTCATTGCTGTAGAAGGTGGATGGAATTTATATGTAGGTGGTAATGGTGGAGCAACACCAAGACATGCCGAATTATTAGCCGAAAAAATAGATAACGACACGGTAATAAAATATATAGACCGCTATTTAATGTATTATATACAAACCGCAGCACCGTTAATGCGAACAGCAGCGTGGTTAGATAAATTAGAAGGCGGTATAGAGCAACTTAAGAAAATTGTAATCGACGATAGTTTAAATATTGTTGATGAATTAGAGAAAGATATGCAGTTTTTAGTTGATGCTTACGAATGTGAGTGGAAACAAGCCATAGAAAACGAAGACATGAAAAAACGCTTTAGTCATTTCGTAAATTCAGATGAGCGAGATGATAACTTAGTTTTTGTGCCTTTACGTGATCAAAAAATGCCAAAACATTGGGAAAAGGACACCAAAGAAGTCGTCCTATAA
- the secDF gene encoding protein translocase subunit SecDF has product MQNKGLVKLFAVLFGLVSIYQLSFTFKANSIDDAAKAYSNGDSAKEARYLDSLSTEKVFNLGIADYTYDEVKDKAMNLGLDLKGGINVILQVSVKDILKGLANHTSEPAFNKALDDASELQKNSQNTYLEDFYIAFDKIKGDTKLASPDIFANRSLSEEITFDMTDDQVKPIIDRKIDESITSAFEVLRKRIDEFGVTSPNIQRLGESGRILVELPGVKDVERAKKLLQSTAQLEFWDAYKGEQFIPFIIEANNILVSEVAENTKTTEDAATETSESDSQIDDLLGEAVTDSTSAATNPLLDLIIGQGYQGGPVIAQFDIKDKQTVLDYLNRPDVRALLPAEQRYAKFAFGMPEKNSDAVSLYALIGNRENVPPMSGAVVTNATQQYDQLGKPSVSMQMNAKGAKVWEELTGKAFAQQSQIAIVLDNIVYSAPGVTTGAIAGGNSEISGNFTLNEAVDLANVLRAGKLPASADIIQSEVVGPSLGQEAIDSGEISFVIALVLVLVWMLFYYGKAGGFADIAMALNILLIFGVLSGLGAVLTLPGIAGIVLTIGMSVDANVLIFERIREEISNGKGQREAIQDGFSNALSSILDANITTGLTALILFIFGTGPIKGFATTLLIGIVTSLFTAIFITRLLIDWYVNRGGNLDFSTGITKNLFRNINIEFLKKRKLAYILSGTLIVISLGSLFTNGLDQGVDFVGGRNFQVRFNEAVSPSELVPTLDNAFGSADAKTFGSANQVKITTKYKVDETSAEVDEQIRKDLYTALEPHLTGISYEDFISDNEHKTVGLMKSYKVSPTIADDIKKESFWAVLGSLIVVFLYILLRFKKWQYSLGAVAAVFHDVIIVLGVFSLTYKFMPFNMEIDQAFIAAILTVIGYSLNDTVVVFDRIREYFQEHTGWNLNKVVNVSLSSTLSRTLNTSLTTLVVLLAIFTFGGDSIRGFMFALIVGVVVGTYSSLFIATPIMYDTLAASEKKRKLTEGEGVAA; this is encoded by the coding sequence ATGCAGAATAAAGGATTAGTAAAGTTGTTTGCAGTCTTGTTCGGTTTGGTAAGTATTTACCAATTATCGTTCACGTTTAAGGCAAACAGTATCGACGACGCGGCAAAAGCGTATTCAAATGGAGACTCAGCAAAAGAGGCTAGGTATTTGGATTCATTATCAACAGAAAAAGTGTTTAATCTCGGTATTGCAGATTACACTTACGATGAGGTAAAAGACAAGGCCATGAACCTTGGACTTGATCTTAAAGGGGGAATAAATGTTATTCTTCAGGTGTCTGTAAAAGATATCTTAAAAGGTTTAGCTAATCATACTAGCGAACCAGCATTTAACAAAGCGTTAGATGATGCTTCAGAACTTCAGAAAAACAGTCAGAATACATATTTAGAGGATTTCTACATCGCGTTCGATAAAATTAAAGGTGATACAAAATTAGCGTCTCCAGATATTTTTGCAAACAGATCGTTAAGTGAAGAAATTACTTTCGATATGACAGACGACCAAGTGAAGCCAATTATTGATAGAAAAATTGACGAATCTATTACATCTGCGTTCGAAGTACTACGTAAGCGTATCGACGAATTTGGGGTAACATCTCCAAATATTCAACGTTTAGGTGAATCTGGACGTATCTTGGTAGAATTACCAGGTGTTAAAGATGTAGAGCGTGCTAAGAAATTATTACAAAGTACGGCTCAATTAGAATTTTGGGATGCTTATAAAGGAGAACAATTTATTCCTTTTATTATTGAAGCAAACAATATATTAGTATCTGAAGTTGCTGAAAACACAAAAACTACAGAAGATGCAGCTACAGAAACTTCTGAAAGCGATTCACAAATTGATGACTTATTAGGAGAAGCTGTTACAGATTCTACAAGTGCGGCAACAAACCCATTATTAGATTTAATTATTGGACAAGGTTACCAAGGTGGACCAGTTATTGCTCAATTTGATATTAAAGACAAGCAAACTGTTTTAGATTACTTAAACAGACCAGATGTTAGAGCTTTACTTCCAGCAGAGCAACGCTATGCAAAATTTGCTTTTGGAATGCCAGAAAAAAATAGTGATGCTGTAAGTTTATACGCTTTAATTGGTAATAGAGAAAATGTACCACCTATGAGTGGAGCTGTTGTTACAAATGCAACACAACAATACGACCAATTAGGTAAGCCATCTGTTTCTATGCAAATGAATGCAAAAGGAGCTAAGGTTTGGGAAGAATTAACAGGAAAAGCATTTGCTCAACAAAGTCAAATTGCAATTGTTTTAGATAATATTGTATACTCTGCACCTGGTGTTACAACTGGAGCTATTGCAGGAGGAAATTCAGAAATTTCAGGAAACTTTACATTAAACGAAGCTGTCGATTTAGCAAACGTATTACGTGCTGGTAAATTACCTGCTTCTGCAGATATTATCCAGAGTGAAGTTGTAGGACCATCTTTAGGTCAAGAAGCAATTGATAGTGGAGAAATTTCTTTCGTTATTGCGTTAGTATTAGTATTAGTTTGGATGTTGTTTTACTACGGTAAAGCTGGTGGATTTGCAGATATTGCAATGGCATTAAATATCTTATTAATCTTTGGTGTATTATCTGGTTTAGGAGCTGTGTTAACATTACCTGGTATTGCCGGTATTGTATTAACTATTGGTATGTCGGTAGATGCAAATGTGTTAATTTTTGAGCGTATTAGAGAAGAGATATCGAATGGTAAAGGCCAAAGAGAAGCTATTCAAGACGGATTTAGTAATGCATTATCTTCTATTTTAGATGCAAACATTACAACAGGTTTAACTGCTCTAATCTTATTTATCTTCGGTACAGGTCCAATTAAAGGATTTGCAACTACATTATTAATTGGTATTGTAACGTCTTTATTTACAGCTATCTTTATTACTAGATTATTAATTGACTGGTACGTAAACCGTGGTGGAAACTTAGATTTCTCTACAGGAATTACTAAAAACTTATTTAGAAACATTAATATTGAATTCCTTAAAAAACGTAAGCTTGCTTATATTTTATCAGGAACTTTAATCGTTATTAGTTTAGGATCTTTATTTACAAACGGTTTAGATCAAGGTGTAGATTTTGTTGGAGGTAGAAACTTTCAAGTACGTTTTAACGAAGCTGTTAGTCCTTCTGAATTAGTTCCAACTTTAGATAATGCTTTCGGTAGTGCAGATGCTAAAACTTTTGGTAGCGCTAACCAAGTTAAAATTACTACAAAATACAAAGTAGACGAAACAAGTGCTGAGGTTGATGAGCAAATTAGAAAAGATTTATATACTGCTTTAGAGCCTCATTTAACAGGTATTTCTTACGAAGACTTTATTAGCGACAACGAGCATAAAACAGTTGGATTAATGAAATCTTACAAAGTTAGCCCAACCATTGCAGATGATATTAAGAAAGAATCATTCTGGGCTGTATTAGGATCTTTAATTGTAGTATTTTTATATATCTTATTACGTTTCAAAAAATGGCAATATTCATTAGGAGCAGTAGCTGCTGTATTCCACGATGTTATTATTGTATTAGGTGTATTCTCTTTAACTTATAAGTTTATGCCTTTCAACATGGAAATCGACCAAGCATTTATCGCAGCCATCTTAACTGTAATTGGTTACTCGCTGAATGATACCGTGGTTGTTTTCGATAGAATTCGTGAATATTTCCAAGAACATACTGGATGGAACTTAAACAAAGTTGTAAACGTATCTTTAAGTAGTACGCTAAGTAGAACGTTAAATACATCGTTAACTACTTTAGTCGTGTTATTAGCAATCTTTACATTTGGTGGAGATTCAATACGTGGATTTATGTTCGCATTAATAGTTGGAGTTGTAGTTGGTACTTACTCTTCATTATTTATTGCAACACCAATCATGTACGATACATTAGCTGCTTCTGAAAAGAAGAGAAAGTTAACGGAAGGTGAAGGCGTTGCTGCATAA
- a CDS encoding response regulator: protein MINVVLADDHILVRDGIKSLLEDQDGVCVIDEASDGKEALEVVNASNPDVLIVDIRMPEMNGIEVVAALKKSNNTVKTLVLSMHDSEEYVLNAINAGADGYLLKGSSKEEFMKALQMIASGGKYFSGDVSSIIVNSMTKNRGIPSETVEKPESIFKLTKREKQILALVLDGKSNKEIAEELDVSKRTAEVHRFNLMKKLDVKNLIELTRVASKYQLV, encoded by the coding sequence ATGATAAATGTAGTGTTGGCAGACGACCATATTTTGGTGCGTGATGGTATTAAGTCTTTATTAGAAGATCAAGACGGTGTTTGTGTTATAGATGAAGCATCCGATGGTAAGGAAGCTTTAGAAGTTGTAAATGCAAGTAATCCAGATGTTTTAATTGTAGATATACGTATGCCAGAAATGAACGGTATCGAAGTTGTGGCTGCTTTAAAGAAAAGTAATAATACCGTAAAAACCTTGGTGCTTTCTATGCACGACTCAGAAGAATACGTGTTAAATGCTATAAATGCAGGCGCAGATGGCTATTTGTTAAAAGGGTCAAGTAAAGAAGAATTTATGAAAGCACTTCAAATGATTGCCTCTGGAGGTAAGTATTTTAGTGGAGACGTGTCTTCTATAATTGTGAATAGTATGACCAAGAATAGAGGGATTCCATCCGAAACTGTAGAAAAACCAGAATCTATTTTTAAACTTACTAAACGCGAAAAGCAAATCTTAGCTTTGGTGTTAGACGGAAAGAGTAATAAGGAAATAGCTGAAGAATTGGATGTTAGCAAAAGAACAGCAGAAGTACACCGATTTAATTTAATGAAAAAATTAGATGTTAAAAACCTTATAGAGCTTACACGAGTAGCATCTAAGTATCAATTAGTGTAA
- the nirD gene encoding nitrite reductase small subunit NirD: protein MEKVISKYKTTTQEDVKVWFKAASTEAFPNDGGACVKYKDLQIAVFNFSRLNTWYACQNLSPEKQEMVLSRGMLGDQKGTPKIACPLHKKTFSLETGENLNGDLNPIAIYPVKIEDNFVYIGFSE, encoded by the coding sequence ATGGAAAAAGTAATATCTAAGTACAAAACAACGACTCAAGAAGATGTTAAGGTTTGGTTTAAAGCAGCTTCAACAGAAGCATTTCCAAACGATGGTGGTGCATGCGTAAAATATAAAGATTTACAAATTGCTGTATTTAACTTTTCGAGATTGAATACCTGGTATGCTTGTCAGAATTTATCACCAGAAAAACAAGAAATGGTGTTGTCTCGAGGGATGTTAGGAGATCAAAAAGGAACGCCTAAGATTGCTTGTCCGTTGCATAAAAAAACATTTTCATTAGAGACTGGCGAAAATTTAAATGGCGATTTAAATCCTATAGCAATTTATCCTGTAAAAATAGAAGACAACTTTGTGTATATCGGATTTTCTGAATAG
- a CDS encoding sensor histidine kinase, with product MNDRGRNSLDISTFNRLRRLYIFALGAIACSVIISQIIIRDFLSNQQEDSTIINVAGRQRMLSQKLSKEVLLIANATNFQERLVLKDTLKETINRWKISHLALQEGSDSLKLSGTNSEKNVTLFNRLQTPFSVIFEASQHIVTALENNPNIDFETLKPYEKQVTANEYQFLTIMDTIVNQYDSEANDKVNLLRHWELLLMIFTLLLLFLEFLFIFKPTARMVRQTISKLLRSESHAIKTAHEADVLREENEKSVKELRILNQAMDKTLLFARVTSEGEIIHIGDKFSKLFNQTKFNINLNFSELISTGKNDQQYIEHILKTYKKTGWQGEIKASKTEGEVIWLEMYLIPIHSQIEKSEILIIASDITEKKQTQLDLESLTKSSYEEKMNQQKIISSKIIENQEQEQNRIAKDIHDGIGQMLTGLKYNLESVNLNDLEKAASKIEHLKSLTGDIIQGVRAATFNLTPPELSDYGIVPALSKLTQELSRLTGKNIELYNRTNFNRRLDSLLEINMYRITQEAINNAIKYADSTYILVSISHSEHMLSITIDDDGKGFDVNRPKNIRTGIGGMGMTFMNERINYINGRLFLHSSEETGTRITLNIPI from the coding sequence ATGAATGATCGCGGGAGGAATTCGTTAGATATTAGTACGTTTAATAGACTCCGTCGGTTATATATTTTTGCCTTAGGTGCTATTGCTTGCTCGGTTATTATAAGCCAAATTATAATTCGAGATTTCTTAAGTAATCAGCAAGAAGATTCTACCATTATAAATGTTGCTGGGCGGCAACGTATGCTTAGTCAGAAACTAAGTAAAGAAGTGCTTTTAATAGCAAATGCTACCAATTTTCAAGAGCGTTTAGTTTTAAAAGACACATTAAAAGAAACGATTAACCGTTGGAAAATTTCTCATTTGGCGCTGCAAGAAGGTAGTGACAGCTTAAAACTTTCTGGAACGAATAGCGAAAAAAATGTAACGCTATTTAATCGCCTTCAAACTCCATTTTCTGTCATATTCGAAGCATCTCAGCATATTGTTACCGCTTTAGAAAATAATCCGAATATAGATTTTGAAACCTTAAAACCTTACGAAAAACAGGTTACAGCTAACGAGTATCAGTTTTTAACGATTATGGATACTATCGTGAATCAATACGATTCTGAGGCAAACGATAAAGTAAATCTCTTACGCCATTGGGAATTACTTTTAATGATTTTTACGCTTCTACTCTTGTTTTTAGAATTCTTATTTATTTTTAAACCGACAGCTAGAATGGTAAGACAAACCATTTCTAAATTATTACGATCGGAATCTCATGCTATAAAAACGGCACATGAAGCCGATGTGTTGCGCGAAGAAAACGAAAAATCGGTTAAAGAACTTCGTATTCTAAATCAGGCTATGGATAAAACGCTGTTGTTTGCTCGTGTGACTTCAGAGGGAGAAATTATTCATATTGGCGATAAGTTTTCAAAATTATTCAATCAGACTAAATTCAATATCAACCTTAATTTTTCAGAGTTAATATCTACAGGGAAAAACGATCAACAATATATTGAACATATATTGAAAACATATAAAAAAACAGGTTGGCAAGGAGAAATTAAAGCATCTAAAACAGAAGGAGAAGTCATTTGGCTAGAAATGTATTTAATCCCGATTCATTCCCAAATCGAAAAATCTGAGATTCTCATCATCGCTTCAGATATAACAGAAAAGAAACAAACGCAATTAGATTTAGAATCTCTAACTAAGTCGAGTTATGAAGAGAAAATGAATCAGCAAAAAATAATCTCATCAAAGATTATTGAAAATCAAGAGCAGGAACAAAACCGAATAGCAAAAGATATTCACGATGGTATAGGACAAATGTTAACGGGGCTTAAGTATAATTTAGAAAGTGTAAATTTAAACGACCTCGAAAAGGCAGCTTCCAAAATAGAACATCTTAAAAGTTTAACGGGAGATATCATTCAAGGTGTGCGTGCCGCAACCTTTAATTTAACGCCTCCAGAATTAAGCGATTATGGTATTGTGCCGGCATTATCTAAGCTTACTCAAGAATTGTCTAGACTTACAGGGAAGAATATCGAGCTTTACAATCGTACAAATTTTAATAGACGTTTAGATTCTTTGTTAGAAATTAACATGTATAGAATAACTCAAGAAGCCATAAATAACGCTATAAAATATGCAGATTCTACGTATATATTAGTGTCGATTTCTCATAGCGAACATATGCTAAGTATTACTATAGACGACGATGGTAAAGGGTTTGATGTTAACAGACCAAAAAACATTAGAACGGGTATTGGTGGTATGGGGATGACTTTTATGAATGAGCGTATTAACTATATTAATGGTCGCCTGTTTTTACATTCTTCTGAAGAAACAGGGACACGAATCACCTTAAATATCCCGATATAA
- a CDS encoding alginate export family protein yields the protein MTKITLLTVLLLTLSGSCFSQFSIDGELRPRAEYRHGYGTLIADDADPGFGISTRARVNLGYKKETYEIYIGVQDVFVWGENRQLLIEDANNSFSIFQAWANLKFNENWSTKLGRQVISYDDQRILGGVDWTQQARNHDAVLIQLGKESLVFDAGFAYNQDYDSASGFQNSDNTYYTTGFFSYKTMQYGYVKNTWDAFSASFLFMNNGFQEFDIDNKADGVSNLQTFGTHLTYSKNKFDVASNIYLQTGHRQGDIKVNTGLLASIDAHYKITPKFKLGAGFEYISGKSQDEDANETGAFFPLYGTNHKFNGYMDYFYVGNHANSVGLVDIHINANISLGVKSTLTASILNFSGAEELASGEKSLGTELDLAFSHKFKEFSIAAGYSQMFAADGMYELKGVSEDLAADSQNWIWAMLVLKPKFL from the coding sequence ATGACTAAAATTACCCTTCTAACAGTTTTACTTTTAACACTATCAGGAAGCTGTTTCTCTCAGTTTTCTATTGATGGTGAATTGAGACCACGTGCAGAGTACAGACATGGTTACGGCACTCTAATAGCAGACGATGCAGACCCAGGATTTGGAATATCGACAAGGGCACGTGTTAATTTAGGATATAAAAAAGAAACATACGAAATCTATATTGGGGTTCAGGATGTGTTTGTATGGGGAGAAAACAGACAGCTTTTAATAGAAGATGCAAACAATTCATTCTCTATTTTTCAAGCTTGGGCTAACCTTAAATTTAACGAAAATTGGTCTACTAAATTAGGTCGTCAAGTTATTTCTTACGACGATCAGCGTATTTTAGGAGGCGTAGATTGGACACAACAAGCAAGAAATCACGATGCAGTTCTAATTCAATTAGGAAAAGAATCTTTAGTCTTTGATGCTGGATTTGCTTACAACCAGGATTACGATAGCGCATCAGGATTTCAAAACTCAGATAACACCTATTACACAACAGGATTTTTCTCATACAAAACCATGCAATACGGGTATGTAAAAAACACTTGGGATGCTTTTTCTGCTAGCTTCTTATTTATGAATAATGGATTTCAGGAATTTGACATTGACAACAAAGCTGATGGTGTAAGCAACCTACAAACGTTTGGTACGCACCTAACCTACTCAAAAAACAAATTTGATGTAGCTAGTAATATCTACTTACAAACAGGACACAGACAAGGCGATATTAAAGTGAATACAGGATTATTAGCTAGCATTGACGCACATTATAAAATCACACCTAAATTTAAATTGGGTGCTGGATTTGAATATATAAGCGGAAAATCTCAAGATGAAGATGCTAATGAAACAGGCGCATTCTTTCCACTATACGGAACAAACCATAAGTTTAACGGATACATGGATTATTTCTACGTAGGTAATCATGCCAATTCTGTTGGTTTAGTAGATATACATATAAACGCGAACATCTCACTAGGAGTAAAGTCGACTTTAACTGCAAGTATTTTAAACTTTTCTGGTGCTGAAGAATTAGCAAGTGGTGAAAAAAGTTTAGGAACAGAATTAGATTTAGCTTTTAGCCATAAGTTTAAAGAATTCTCTATTGCTGCGGGATATTCACAAATGTTTGCTGCAGATGGCATGTACGAACTTAAAGGCGTATCTGAAGACTTAGCAGCAGATTCTCAAAATTGGATTTGGGCAATGCTTGTCTTAAAACCTAAGTTTTTATAA